One segment of Streptomyces sp. NA02950 DNA contains the following:
- a CDS encoding AMP-binding protein yields the protein MTAPLLTSLAASGGDRPDALTVAGHRLSREELLGAAGAVAARIAGAPAVAVHATATAETVVAVVGALLAGVPVVPVPPDSGPAERDHILRDSGAALLLAGAGAGAGAAAEAAEVPVETVRVDPSERAEWTKSEPAPESTAFILYTSGTTGAPKGVLISRRAVAADLDALADAWAWTAGDTLVHGLPLFHVHGLVLGVLGALRTGSRLVHTGRPTAAAYAAAGGSLYFGVPTVWNRVVQDPDSARALSGARLLVSGSAPLPAPVFRELERLTGQRPVERYGMTETLITVSTRADGERRPGSVGTPLPGIRTRIAAEEGAGIGELQLTGPTLFDGYLGRPEATSGSYTEDGWFRTGDIATVEPDGFHRIVGRASTDMIKSGGYRIGAGEIENALLDHPAVREAAVVGAPHDDLGQQIVAYVVADGVTGQALIDFVAAQLSVHKRPRVVRFLEALPRNAMGKPQKKLLPPA from the coding sequence GTGACCGCACCTCTCCTCACGTCCCTCGCCGCGTCCGGCGGAGACCGCCCCGACGCGCTCACCGTCGCCGGGCACCGCCTCTCGCGCGAGGAACTCCTCGGCGCCGCGGGCGCGGTCGCCGCCCGTATCGCCGGTGCCCCGGCCGTCGCGGTCCACGCGACCGCGACGGCGGAGACGGTGGTCGCGGTGGTCGGCGCGCTGCTCGCCGGGGTGCCTGTGGTCCCGGTACCGCCGGACTCCGGCCCCGCCGAACGCGACCACATCCTGCGGGACTCGGGCGCCGCGCTGCTCCTCGCCGGAGCGGGGGCGGGGGCGGGAGCGGCGGCCGAGGCCGCGGAGGTGCCGGTGGAGACCGTACGCGTGGATCCGTCCGAACGCGCGGAGTGGACCAAGTCCGAACCCGCCCCGGAGTCCACCGCGTTCATCCTCTACACCTCCGGCACCACGGGTGCGCCCAAGGGCGTACTGATCTCCCGCCGGGCCGTCGCCGCCGATCTGGACGCGCTCGCCGACGCCTGGGCCTGGACGGCCGGGGACACCCTCGTGCACGGGCTGCCGCTGTTCCATGTGCACGGCCTGGTGCTGGGCGTGCTGGGCGCGCTGCGGACCGGCAGCCGCCTGGTGCACACCGGCAGGCCGACCGCGGCGGCGTACGCGGCGGCCGGGGGCAGCCTCTACTTCGGTGTGCCCACCGTCTGGAACCGCGTGGTCCAGGACCCGGACTCGGCCCGCGCCCTGTCCGGCGCCCGGCTGCTGGTCTCCGGCAGCGCCCCGCTCCCCGCCCCGGTCTTCCGGGAGCTCGAGCGGCTCACCGGTCAGCGGCCGGTCGAGCGCTACGGCATGACCGAAACCCTGATCACCGTCAGCACCCGCGCCGACGGCGAGCGCCGTCCGGGCTCCGTCGGCACCCCGCTGCCGGGTATCCGTACCCGGATCGCCGCCGAGGAGGGCGCCGGGATCGGTGAGCTCCAGCTCACCGGCCCCACCCTCTTCGACGGCTATCTGGGCCGTCCCGAGGCCACCTCCGGCTCCTACACCGAGGACGGCTGGTTCCGCACCGGTGACATCGCCACCGTCGAGCCGGACGGCTTCCACCGCATCGTGGGCCGCGCCTCCACCGACATGATCAAGTCCGGTGGGTACCGCATCGGCGCGGGCGAGATCGAGAACGCCCTGCTGGACCACCCCGCCGTCCGGGAGGCGGCCGTCGTCGGCGCCCCCCACGACGACCTCGGCCAGCAGATCGTCGCCTATGTCGTCGCCGACGGCGTCACCGGACAGGCCCTGATCGACTTCGTCGCCGCCCAGCTCTCCGTCCACAAACGGCCCCGCGTGGTGCGCTTCCTGGAGGCCTTGCCGCGCAACGCCATGGGCAAGCCCCAGAAGAAGCTGCTGCCGCCGGCCTGA
- a CDS encoding cytosine permease: protein MPDSLVERRSIDVVPDAERHGTAFSQFTLWVGANLQITAVVTGALAVVFGSNAFWALVALLLGNVLGGAVMALHSAQGPRLGLPQMISSRAQFGVRGAIVPLLLVIVMYVGFFASGSVLAGQAVGELTHLGDTTGIVLFALVTAVTATVGYRLIHALGRIAGVVCALAFVYLGIRLLDRADLATLLHDRTFDIPLFLLAMSLSASWQLAFGPYVADYSRYLPRSTSARATFSWTLAGTVLGSQWSMAFGALAAAAAGDAFIGHEVSYVVGLGGGAAVVTSLLYFVIALGKLTVNVLNTYGGFMSMVTSVSGFRGRTTLSPRGRAAYIAVIMVAGTAVALLGKDSFLSSFKDFLLFLLTFFTPWSAINLVDYYAIAKERYDIPALSDPGGRYGAWRWKALLTYAVGVLAQLPFLATHFYTGPLVEPLGGADISWIVGLVVPAALYWLLARNDTDRIPDRMILAPERAGSCPSPVG, encoded by the coding sequence ATGCCCGACTCCCTGGTCGAAAGACGCTCCATCGACGTCGTTCCCGACGCGGAGCGCCACGGCACCGCCTTCAGCCAGTTCACGCTGTGGGTCGGTGCGAACCTCCAGATCACCGCCGTCGTCACAGGCGCCCTCGCCGTCGTCTTCGGATCCAACGCCTTCTGGGCGCTTGTCGCCCTGCTGCTCGGCAACGTCCTGGGCGGAGCCGTCATGGCCCTGCACTCCGCCCAGGGGCCGCGGCTCGGGCTGCCCCAGATGATCTCCTCCCGGGCCCAGTTCGGGGTGCGCGGCGCGATCGTCCCGCTGCTGCTGGTCATCGTGATGTACGTGGGCTTCTTCGCCAGCGGCAGCGTCCTGGCGGGGCAGGCGGTCGGTGAGCTGACCCATCTCGGCGACACCACCGGCATCGTGCTGTTCGCGCTGGTCACCGCCGTCACCGCGACCGTCGGCTACCGCCTGATCCATGCGCTCGGCCGGATCGCCGGAGTGGTCTGCGCGCTGGCCTTCGTCTACCTCGGCATCCGGCTGCTGGACCGCGCCGACCTCGCCACCCTGCTGCACGACCGGACCTTCGACATCCCGCTCTTCCTCCTCGCGATGTCGCTGTCCGCCTCCTGGCAGCTCGCCTTCGGCCCGTACGTCGCCGACTACTCCCGCTATCTGCCCCGCTCCACCTCCGCCCGGGCCACCTTCTCCTGGACGCTCGCGGGCACCGTGCTCGGCTCCCAGTGGTCCATGGCCTTCGGGGCGCTGGCCGCCGCCGCGGCCGGTGACGCCTTCATCGGCCACGAGGTCTCCTACGTCGTCGGCCTGGGCGGCGGCGCGGCCGTCGTCACCTCGCTCCTGTACTTCGTCATCGCCCTCGGCAAGCTGACGGTCAACGTCCTGAACACCTACGGCGGTTTTATGTCGATGGTGACCAGCGTCAGCGGTTTCCGGGGCCGCACCACCCTCTCCCCGCGCGGCCGCGCCGCCTACATCGCGGTGATCATGGTCGCCGGTACGGCCGTCGCCCTGCTGGGCAAGGACAGCTTCCTGTCGTCCTTCAAGGACTTCCTGCTGTTCCTGCTGACCTTCTTCACGCCGTGGAGCGCGATCAACCTCGTCGACTACTACGCCATCGCCAAGGAGCGCTACGACATCCCGGCGCTCAGCGATCCGGGCGGCCGCTACGGCGCCTGGCGCTGGAAGGCCCTCCTCACCTACGCCGTGGGGGTCCTCGCCCAACTGCCCTTCCTCGCGACCCACTTCTACACCGGCCCGCTCGTCGAACCGCTGGGCGGCGCGGACATCTCCTGGATCGTCGGCCTCGTCGTCCCCGCCGCCCTCTACTGGCTGCTGGCCCGCAACGACACCGACCGCATCCCGGACCGCATGATCCTCGCCCCGGAGCGGGCCGGGTCCTGCCCCTCCCCCGTCGGATGA
- a CDS encoding MurR/RpiR family transcriptional regulator, protein MRTDNGAAPDAAGTDAGGGAARLQALFEGHRLTPTQRRIAHCMVRRAADAPFLSSVELAELAGVSQPSVTRFAVALGFDGYPALRKHLRDVAPAEPPVAEGAYNEYQQAVQSEIDNLRHLATLLADPAPVERAGRLLAASRPLPVLGLRAASAQAGGFTYFARKVHPDVRLLDEGGTMLADRIDAAQRAGATALLCFALPRHPREVVEGLEYARGSGLTVVTVADSAFAPVARHSDLLLPAAVGTGLAFDTACAPMLLGRVLLEAMCDALPDAQARLEEFDTKAAARGLFVD, encoded by the coding sequence ATGAGGACCGACAACGGCGCGGCGCCGGACGCCGCGGGGACGGACGCCGGGGGCGGCGCCGCCCGGCTCCAGGCGCTCTTCGAGGGCCACCGGCTCACCCCGACCCAGCGGCGGATCGCCCACTGCATGGTGCGGCGGGCGGCGGACGCCCCGTTCCTCTCCAGCGTCGAACTCGCCGAGCTGGCCGGCGTCAGCCAGCCGTCCGTGACCCGCTTCGCGGTTGCGCTCGGCTTCGACGGCTACCCCGCGCTGCGCAAGCATCTGCGCGATGTCGCGCCCGCCGAACCGCCGGTGGCCGAGGGCGCGTACAACGAGTACCAGCAGGCGGTGCAGTCCGAGATCGACAATCTGCGCCATCTCGCCACCCTGCTGGCCGACCCCGCCCCGGTCGAACGCGCCGGCCGGCTGCTCGCCGCGTCCCGTCCGCTGCCGGTCCTCGGGCTGCGCGCCGCCTCCGCCCAGGCGGGCGGCTTCACCTACTTCGCGCGCAAGGTCCACCCGGACGTCCGGCTGCTCGACGAGGGCGGCACGATGCTCGCCGACCGCATCGACGCCGCCCAGCGCGCGGGCGCGACCGCCCTGCTGTGCTTCGCGCTGCCGCGCCATCCGCGCGAGGTCGTGGAGGGTCTGGAGTACGCCCGGGGGTCCGGCCTGACCGTGGTCACCGTCGCCGACAGCGCCTTCGCCCCGGTGGCCCGTCACAGCGATCTGCTGCTCCCCGCCGCGGTGGGCACCGGTCTGGCCTTCGACACCGCCTGCGCACCGATGCTGCTGGGGCGGGTGCTGCTGGAGGCGATGTGCGACGCCCTGCCGGACGCGCAGGCGCGGCTGGAGGAGTTCGACACGAAGGCGGCGGCGCGCGGCCTGTTCGTCGACTAG
- a CDS encoding diaminopimelate decarboxylase, with product MTSNPVAAGAGAGAASAARRESAVRAAVEQGLIEADQPVVGLLDVAGIRSAAAELRTAFDEVVAPGTPVLHAFAVKAAALVPVLRLLADEGLGCEVASPGELALARAAGVPPERIVLDSPAKTTAELHEALRLRIALNADNPQELDRLGALIEPRGEAASRAPHGQVGLRVNPQLGGGSIDALSTATATSKFGVALQDPGAWNRVVRAFTERPWLTRLHAHVGSQGIPLELMAAGVRATYELAEEINAAVGRRQVDTLDIGGGLPVNFGSEEFTPGYREYAQALLTTVPGLFDGRYALVTEFGRSLLAKSGTVLARVEYAKSAGGRPIAVTHAGAQLATRTVFAPESWPLRIAAYDAAGRPKPTAPGGLLAQDIAGPCCFAGDLVARDRPLPQLAAGDLVGLLDTGAYYFSNHFAYNSLPRPGIYGFTTDGEEVRFATVRSPQTIEEIVTESGGDYAGGLLDL from the coding sequence ATGACATCGAATCCGGTCGCAGCGGGGGCAGGGGCGGGGGCCGCTTCGGCCGCCCGGCGGGAGAGCGCCGTACGGGCCGCGGTGGAGCAGGGGCTGATCGAGGCCGATCAGCCCGTGGTGGGGCTGCTGGACGTGGCCGGAATCCGCTCCGCCGCGGCGGAGCTGCGCACGGCCTTCGACGAGGTCGTCGCCCCCGGCACCCCCGTACTGCACGCCTTCGCGGTGAAGGCCGCCGCGCTCGTCCCCGTACTGCGGCTGCTGGCCGACGAGGGGCTGGGCTGCGAGGTGGCCAGCCCCGGTGAACTGGCGCTGGCCCGCGCCGCGGGCGTACCGCCCGAGCGGATCGTCCTGGACTCCCCCGCCAAGACCACCGCCGAGCTGCACGAGGCGCTGCGGCTGCGGATCGCCCTCAACGCCGACAATCCGCAGGAGCTGGACCGGCTCGGCGCGCTGATCGAGCCCCGGGGCGAGGCCGCGTCCCGGGCCCCGCACGGCCAGGTGGGGCTGCGGGTCAATCCGCAGCTGGGCGGAGGCAGCATCGACGCGCTCAGCACGGCCACCGCGACCTCCAAGTTCGGCGTCGCCCTCCAGGACCCGGGCGCGTGGAACCGCGTCGTCCGCGCCTTCACGGAGCGGCCGTGGCTGACCCGGCTGCACGCCCACGTCGGCTCCCAGGGCATCCCGCTGGAGCTGATGGCGGCGGGCGTCCGGGCGACGTACGAGCTGGCCGAGGAGATCAACGCGGCGGTCGGCCGGCGGCAGGTCGACACCCTCGACATCGGCGGCGGGCTGCCGGTGAACTTCGGCTCCGAGGAGTTCACCCCCGGCTACCGCGAGTACGCCCAAGCGCTGCTGACCACCGTCCCCGGGCTCTTCGACGGCCGGTACGCGCTGGTCACCGAGTTCGGGCGGTCGCTGCTCGCCAAGTCCGGCACGGTGCTGGCCCGGGTCGAGTACGCCAAGTCCGCGGGCGGCCGTCCGATCGCGGTCACCCACGCGGGCGCCCAGCTCGCCACCCGCACGGTCTTCGCGCCGGAGTCCTGGCCGCTGCGGATCGCCGCGTACGACGCCGCGGGCCGCCCCAAGCCGACCGCCCCGGGCGGTCTGCTCGCCCAGGACATCGCCGGACCGTGCTGCTTCGCGGGCGACCTGGTCGCCCGCGACCGCCCCCTCCCGCAGCTCGCGGCGGGCGATCTGGTCGGCCTGCTGGACACCGGGGCCTACTACTTCTCCAACCACTTCGCCTACAACAGCCTGCCGCGACCGGGGATCTACGGCTTCACGACGGACGGCGAGGAGGTGCGCTTCGCGACGGTGCGCTCGCCGCAGACGATCGAGGAGATCGTCACGGAGAGCGGCGGCGACTACGCCGGGGGGCTGCTGGACCTGTAA
- a CDS encoding GNAT family N-acetyltransferase translates to MDLKCYTHADARDVRSLLLDIHDEAYANEPNPFYSRDRFSYFLDLWSSRENWQCISGWEDDVPVGYAYGSILKPGGWWKGHRRPATTRGSVFALSELMVVPQWRGTGRAKQIHDALLEPVEADVVTLQVDSAHHKVKALYESWGYNEAGEAKPSDDSPLFAVMAKDLKRG, encoded by the coding sequence ATGGATCTGAAGTGCTACACGCATGCTGATGCTCGGGATGTCAGGTCCCTGCTGCTTGACATCCACGACGAGGCGTACGCGAATGAACCGAACCCGTTTTATTCGCGTGACCGCTTCTCGTACTTCCTCGACCTGTGGTCCTCACGTGAGAACTGGCAATGTATATCAGGGTGGGAGGACGACGTGCCTGTCGGGTACGCATACGGCTCCATACTCAAGCCGGGTGGATGGTGGAAGGGGCATCGGCGGCCTGCCACTACCAGGGGATCAGTCTTCGCGCTGTCAGAATTGATGGTGGTCCCCCAATGGCGTGGGACCGGCCGGGCAAAGCAGATCCATGACGCACTGCTCGAACCGGTCGAAGCCGATGTCGTAACGCTCCAGGTTGACTCCGCTCACCACAAAGTCAAAGCCTTGTATGAGAGTTGGGGATACAACGAGGCGGGTGAAGCGAAGCCGTCAGACGACTCGCCTCTGTTCGCCGTCATGGCCAAAGATCTGAAGCGCGGCTGA
- a CDS encoding XRE family transcriptional regulator has protein sequence MSKSPGGRLRGLGSVVSRPATRRIGELGFSQAELARQINAEIELLTGKPGNVTDADIRRWLRGETKWPQDRIRLCLEKVLGASAEDLGFAPRKKRIVPPEEDPVHRRAFLTATSGTALAVAAPYAPAQGRLGVNDVRRFHEEYVAILQRDQAVGGSRKVENLAVALASRIQSTLAVSSPSTRVRNMLHRLAADVISSAAFAAIDASSPQRARAHLDKALTLAGLSRDSETMYHVWNHLTLTSSQGENHAEAVAGAEVMKRSSIARRDPLYASLGHIRNANGLVRIRHRSEALRALADAERAFARCADEQRPEWIKFFDTSEMDALSSFIWSALGDHGRADYWLHRTLAAIPDGMARNKALYTAHLALAQARQGDLELACATGRQTHALLPPSSGSRRTAHTLAATRKLIVASGSKSPEIVEWIEESSQWI, from the coding sequence TTGTCGAAGTCTCCCGGGGGGAGGTTGCGGGGGCTCGGATCGGTGGTATCCCGGCCTGCGACGCGGCGCATCGGCGAACTCGGCTTCTCTCAGGCAGAATTAGCGCGTCAGATCAATGCTGAGATCGAACTCCTGACAGGCAAGCCAGGCAACGTCACCGATGCCGACATCCGGCGATGGCTGCGCGGCGAGACCAAGTGGCCGCAGGACCGCATCAGGCTGTGCCTGGAGAAGGTTCTTGGAGCCAGCGCCGAAGACCTGGGGTTCGCGCCCCGCAAGAAGCGCATCGTGCCACCGGAGGAGGATCCCGTGCACCGACGTGCGTTCCTGACCGCCACAAGCGGTACGGCCCTGGCCGTTGCCGCTCCCTACGCACCCGCCCAGGGGCGCCTTGGCGTCAACGACGTCCGACGATTCCATGAGGAATACGTGGCCATCCTCCAACGGGACCAAGCGGTAGGAGGATCACGGAAGGTGGAAAACCTTGCCGTAGCACTGGCTTCGCGAATTCAGTCCACCCTTGCCGTCTCATCACCCTCAACTCGTGTGCGAAATATGCTGCATAGGCTTGCCGCAGATGTCATCAGCTCTGCGGCTTTCGCGGCCATCGACGCAAGCTCTCCGCAGCGTGCACGCGCTCATCTCGACAAGGCTCTGACCCTCGCCGGCCTGTCCCGCGACAGCGAGACGATGTATCACGTCTGGAACCATCTGACTCTTACTTCCAGCCAGGGCGAGAACCACGCCGAGGCCGTCGCCGGGGCAGAGGTGATGAAGCGCTCCTCCATCGCCCGGAGAGACCCGTTGTACGCCTCTCTCGGGCACATCCGGAACGCCAACGGACTTGTGCGCATTCGGCATCGCTCGGAGGCTCTGCGAGCCCTCGCTGACGCGGAGCGTGCCTTCGCCCGTTGCGCCGACGAGCAGCGGCCAGAGTGGATCAAGTTCTTCGACACCAGCGAGATGGACGCTCTGTCCTCGTTCATCTGGTCGGCCCTGGGCGATCATGGCCGGGCAGATTACTGGCTGCATCGCACGCTCGCCGCCATCCCGGACGGCATGGCCCGCAACAAGGCTCTATATACAGCCCATCTGGCGCTGGCTCAGGCCAGGCAGGGAGACCTGGAGCTGGCCTGTGCGACAGGCAGGCAGACTCATGCATTGCTGCCGCCCTCTTCCGGATCGCGGAGAACCGCTCACACTCTGGCCGCCACCCGAAAGCTGATCGTAGCCTCGGGCTCAAAGAGTCCCGAAATCGTCGAGTGGATCGAGGAGTCCAGCCAATGGATCTGA
- a CDS encoding asparagine synthase-related protein, giving the protein MLGAFVNAMDDALDLRPLDSVETALHLTGGFDSGTVGTRLAERYPNRFPTAALLIGGPGRAHQIRRRTEILKTLPFAEPDHLIDAIEYAPLTADCARVRGERISPYEEPLHRPFTRLTEVLAEHGARVVVTGLGGDEMVALSQDEYPHKSMGEISDALPWVGQRAREALAYADDGIAPPAAVNSMTLLSLETTAPVLMRAGIWPLHPFADPGMVQLGEWLPMHWRELKQLQRRRLASLGLGPDVTESRVRESFAEVVQHSLTTHARQLFARMLIDGSPLFDEQLVDRDGLRLAVRRLAEEPYREDGDAQLLEVLDLHFAAQAFL; this is encoded by the coding sequence GTGCTCGGCGCCTTCGTCAACGCAATGGACGACGCCCTTGACCTCCGGCCGCTCGACTCTGTGGAGACAGCGCTTCATCTGACGGGCGGGTTCGACTCCGGCACTGTGGGGACCCGTCTCGCGGAGCGCTACCCGAACCGGTTCCCCACGGCCGCGCTCCTCATCGGCGGCCCCGGGCGTGCTCACCAGATCCGGCGGCGTACCGAAATCCTCAAGACCCTCCCGTTCGCCGAGCCGGATCACCTGATCGACGCCATCGAGTACGCTCCGCTGACGGCCGACTGCGCCCGTGTCCGGGGCGAGCGAATCAGCCCGTACGAGGAACCCTTGCACCGCCCGTTCACCCGACTGACCGAAGTGCTGGCCGAGCACGGGGCCCGGGTGGTCGTGACGGGACTCGGCGGGGATGAAATGGTGGCCCTCTCGCAGGACGAGTACCCACACAAGTCCATGGGCGAGATCAGCGACGCCCTTCCCTGGGTCGGCCAACGAGCACGGGAGGCGCTCGCCTACGCGGACGACGGCATCGCACCGCCGGCCGCAGTCAACAGCATGACCTTGCTGTCTCTGGAGACCACGGCCCCCGTGCTGATGCGAGCCGGCATCTGGCCCCTGCACCCCTTCGCCGACCCCGGCATGGTGCAACTCGGCGAGTGGCTTCCCATGCACTGGCGCGAGCTGAAGCAACTTCAGCGGCGACGCCTCGCTTCACTTGGGCTGGGCCCGGACGTCACCGAGTCCCGCGTGCGGGAGTCTTTCGCGGAGGTCGTCCAACACTCATTGACCACGCACGCTAGGCAGTTGTTCGCCCGGATGCTCATCGACGGCTCGCCGCTCTTCGATGAACAGCTGGTCGATCGTGACGGCCTGCGCCTGGCCGTGCGACGACTGGCCGAAGAGCCCTACCGCGAAGACGGTGACGCGCAGCTCCTCGAAGTGCTGGATCTGCACTTCGCCGCCCAAGCCTTCCTGTGA
- a CDS encoding GNAT family N-acetyltransferase yields MRPATADDIPAVENMILARSVWLEERGHPSWRKNATELAQQAENSDGDVWVLAEEGGQIIGFTTVREQTPPWGWTHDELNESAHYLYSTVTDPAHCEKKPGAVMGLWAVDRAAREGKAWVRRGCNFPGLVRYNETQGFSLVHEVQRTNNRVYLMGRRAERIADLEERFQALSPHPQGPVQCFGRR; encoded by the coding sequence ATGCGCCCGGCCACCGCCGACGACATCCCTGCCGTAGAGAACATGATCCTCGCCCGCTCTGTGTGGCTGGAGGAGCGAGGGCATCCGAGCTGGCGGAAGAACGCTACGGAACTCGCACAGCAGGCAGAGAACTCTGACGGTGATGTGTGGGTCCTCGCCGAGGAGGGCGGACAGATCATCGGCTTCACCACCGTGCGGGAACAGACCCCACCCTGGGGCTGGACGCATGACGAGCTGAACGAGTCGGCCCACTACCTCTACTCCACGGTCACCGACCCGGCACACTGCGAGAAGAAGCCGGGAGCCGTCATGGGACTGTGGGCGGTGGACCGGGCCGCCCGGGAGGGGAAGGCATGGGTCCGTCGTGGCTGCAACTTCCCCGGATTGGTGAGGTACAACGAGACCCAGGGCTTCAGCCTGGTGCACGAAGTGCAGCGCACGAACAACCGGGTCTACCTGATGGGCCGACGGGCCGAGCGCATCGCTGACCTCGAAGAGAGGTTCCAGGCCCTGTCGCCGCACCCCCAAGGCCCCGTTCAATGTTTTGGCAGGCGTTGA
- a CDS encoding NADP-dependent oxidoreductase yields MPPSAAGPVPPPATHREVRLAARLSDGALTTAHFEVVTAPLPVPGPGRLLVRNRLMSVTAAMRPLPRTGLAALGLPRPLPVAEPGAPMRGPAVGEVISAPDGGPAPGTLVRHSLGWREYAVVDAADARPLDGDGLPDPAAQLSQGFPAWLGVVRGAGVRRGDTVFVTGAAGGVGSLAGQFARLHGAVRVIGSTGSREKAARLVGELGYDAVVLRGAGPIEEQLRAAAPDGIDVLFDTVGGEQLQAALALARRKARFAIVGALAAQLSDDILARTGISTLALVARGVTLRGISGYDHQDALPEYAREFGRALREGTVVYPHTRLTGISQAPRALAELIEGRYFGAVLVEL; encoded by the coding sequence GTGCCGCCATCCGCCGCCGGACCGGTCCCGCCGCCCGCCACCCACCGCGAGGTCCGGCTGGCCGCCCGGTTGTCCGACGGGGCGCTCACCACCGCCCACTTCGAAGTGGTGACCGCCCCGCTGCCCGTCCCCGGCCCCGGCCGGCTGCTGGTGCGCAACCGGCTGATGAGCGTCACCGCCGCGATGCGCCCGCTCCCCCGGACCGGCCTGGCCGCCCTCGGCCTGCCTCGGCCGCTACCGGTGGCCGAACCCGGTGCGCCGATGCGCGGCCCCGCGGTCGGCGAGGTGATCAGCGCGCCGGACGGCGGCCCCGCCCCCGGCACGCTGGTGCGGCACTCCCTCGGCTGGCGCGAGTACGCCGTCGTGGACGCGGCCGACGCCCGGCCGCTCGACGGCGACGGGCTGCCCGACCCCGCCGCCCAGCTCTCCCAGGGCTTCCCCGCCTGGCTGGGGGTGGTGCGCGGGGCGGGCGTACGGCGCGGGGACACCGTCTTCGTCACCGGCGCCGCGGGCGGGGTGGGCTCGCTGGCCGGGCAGTTCGCCCGGCTGCACGGCGCGGTGCGGGTCATCGGCTCCACCGGCTCCCGGGAGAAGGCCGCCCGGCTGGTCGGGGAGCTGGGCTACGACGCGGTGGTGCTGCGCGGCGCCGGGCCGATCGAGGAGCAACTGCGGGCGGCGGCTCCCGACGGCATCGACGTCCTCTTCGACACCGTCGGCGGTGAACAGCTCCAGGCCGCGCTGGCGCTGGCCCGCCGCAAGGCCCGGTTCGCGATCGTCGGCGCGCTGGCCGCCCAGCTGTCCGACGACATCCTGGCCCGCACCGGCATCAGCACCCTGGCCCTGGTCGCCCGCGGGGTCACACTGCGCGGCATCAGCGGCTACGACCACCAGGACGCCCTGCCCGAGTACGCGCGCGAATTCGGCCGCGCGCTGCGCGAGGGCACGGTCGTCTATCCGCACACCCGGCTGACCGGGATCAGCCAAGCGCCGCGCGCGCTGGCCGAGTTGATCGAGGGACGGTACTTCGGTGCGGTGCTGGTGGAGTTGTAG